One genomic window of Metopolophium dirhodum isolate CAU chromosome 4, ASM1992520v1, whole genome shotgun sequence includes the following:
- the LOC132942790 gene encoding uncharacterized protein LOC132942790 isoform X4, whose protein sequence is MGEAGEEVQLYVYDLTGGMAKSLGQSLLQKNIEGIWHTAIIVFGKEYFFGSNGISVCDPGTTALGNPLRTHSLGKTCLPEDVFQEYLRGLEQDTFSADKYNLLRHNCNNFSNEISQFLCGNCIPSYILDLPNEILNTPFGQQLAPILELFSNSIGIHPGVRRSASDFESLNNDIDSARKQSALLEEKRNKLNEKLEKRDKRKKKKKNKNKNLSDQFCTESEPSSSRYGDNRKKMSENGTNGVNAENKVLRPAAVVDDNDAEDLARKELELKRKERDPPIVFQDTINVQNELERLVGLIDGRINPDDMQYVAELDQYMLENEGSWALGEGFLSFVGRLLNDSQLVSEVRETILNILAAAALKDDIILVLHQDRREHILMNYANGFDKLPLLEQLALTLFMCNLFENSSTSEWLLYISEWQLGSGSVSNIRVTTKVAVNSLLSEDKVLQDRGTALVHNLACKEKMLKNQNIRRLLPVGSFFKVFDDVVVELAMAVLQYFNSKPNEEHSFRCMKSLARFCQISRQDVPQLVQMIGPPPSAFKGISNRIDEQITEIQNYLR, encoded by the exons ATGGGAGAAGCAGGCGAAGAAGTCCAATTATATGTTTACGATTTGACCGGTGGTATGGCCAAATCCCTGGGCCAGTCACTGTTAC aaaaaaatattgaaggtaTTTGGCACACCGCAATAATAGTATTCGGTAAAGAGTATTTTTTTGGCTCCAATGGGATATCAGTATGTGATCCA GGCACCACAGCCTTGGGAAATCCACTACGTACCCATAGTTTGGGAAAGACGTGTTTGCCGGAAGACGTGTTTCAAGAGTATTTGCGTGGACTAGAACAGGATACATTCTc CGcagacaaatataatttattgcgaCACAATTGCAATAATTTTTCCAACGAAATTAGTCAGTTTTTATGCGGGAATTGTATTCCTAGTTACATTTTAGACTTACCAAACGAGATACTTAACAC tcctTTTGGTCAACAATTGGCACCAATTTTAGAATTGTTCTCCAACAGTATTGGTATACATCCAGGCGTAAGGAGATCCGCGTCCGATTTCGAATCTCTTAACAACGATATCGATTCCGCCAG AAAACAATCAGCGTTATTAGAAGAAAAACGCAATAAGCTAAACGAGAAACTAGAAAAAAGAGATAAAAGaaagaagaaaaagaagaacAAGAACAAAAACTTGAGTGATCAGTTTTGTACTGAGTCCGAACCCAGCTCCAGCAG GTACGGTGataatcgtaaaaaaatgtcTGAAAACGGGACAAATGGAGTAAATGCGGAGAACAAAGTTCTCCGGCCCGCAGCCGTAGTTGACGACAATGACGCGGAAGACTTGGCAAGGAAGGAGCTAGAGTTAAAGCGTAAAGAACGCGACCCACCTATAGTGTTCCAGGATACCATAAAC gtacaaaatGAATTGGAACGATTAGTTGGTTTGATCGATGGCCGCATAAATCCGGACGACATGCAGTATGTCGCAGAACTCGATCAGTATATGTTGGAGAACGAAGGCTCTTGGGCTCTAGGCGAAGGTTTCCTGTCGTTTGTCG GTAGGCTATTAAACGACAGTCAGCTGGTTTCGGAGGTGCGCGAGacaatattgaacattttggCTGCGGCCGCTCTTAAAgacgatattattttagtgttgCACCAAGACAGAAGAGAGCACATACTTATGAATTACGCTAACGGATTTGATAAACTTCCTCTGCTTGAACAACTAGCTCTCACTTTATTT ATGTGCAATTTGTTCGAGAACAGCAGCACTTCTGAATGGCTTTTATACATATCTGAATGGCAGCTGGGTTCTGGATCAGTGAGCAACATTCGGGTGACAACTAAGGTGGCGGTGAATTCGTTACTGTCCGAAGACAAGGTTCTGCAAGATCGAGGTACAGCCTTGGTGCACAACTTGGCCTGCAAGGAG aaaatgttaaaaaaccaaaacattCGAAGACTGTTACCCGTGGGATCGTTTTTTAAg gtgttCGATGATGTAGTTGTGGAACTTGCTATGGCAGTCTTACAGTATTTCAACAGCAAACCCAATGAAGAGCATAGTTTTAGATGTATGAAGTCTCTGGCCAGATTTTGTCAAATATCTAGGCAGGATGTACCACAGTTGGTACAAATGATCGGGCCTCCACCATCTGCTTTCAAAGGCATATCAAATAGAATTGATGAACAAATCactgaaattcaaaattatctacgttga
- the LOC132942790 gene encoding uncharacterized protein LOC132942790 isoform X2, whose protein sequence is MRFTLIVFSGMLLQSVVVDRYSATAAFDPVQLTKMANILMSERALNDSPTCTLMSGFVRAAMGEAGEEVQLYVYDLTGGMAKSLGQSLLQKNIEGIWHTAIIVFGKEYFFGSNGISVCDPGTTALGNPLRTHSLGKTCLPEDVFQEYLRGLEQDTFSADKYNLLRHNCNNFSNEISQFLCGNCIPSYILDLPNEILNTPFGQQLAPILELFSNSIGIHPGVRRSASDFESLNNDIDSARKQSALLEEKRNKLNEKLEKRDKRKKKKKNKNKNLSDQFCTESEPSSSRYGDNRKKMSENGTNGVNAENKVLRPAAVVDDNDAEDLARKELELKRKERDPPIVFQDTINVQNELERLVGLIDGRINPDDMQYVAELDQYMLENEGSWALGEGFLSFVGRLLNDSQLVSEVRETILNILAAAALKDDIILVLHQDRREHILMNYANGFDKLPLLEQLALTLFMCNLFENSSTSEWLLYISEWQLGSGSVSNIRVTTKVAVNSLLSEDKVLQDRGTALVHNLACKEVKTVVFDDVVVELAMAVLQYFNSKPNEEHSFRCMKSLARFCQISRQDVPQLVQMIGPPPSAFKGISNRIDEQITEIQNYLR, encoded by the exons AGTGGATTTGTACGTGCAGCAATGGGAGAAGCAGGCGAAGAAGTCCAATTATATGTTTACGATTTGACCGGTGGTATGGCCAAATCCCTGGGCCAGTCACTGTTAC aaaaaaatattgaaggtaTTTGGCACACCGCAATAATAGTATTCGGTAAAGAGTATTTTTTTGGCTCCAATGGGATATCAGTATGTGATCCA GGCACCACAGCCTTGGGAAATCCACTACGTACCCATAGTTTGGGAAAGACGTGTTTGCCGGAAGACGTGTTTCAAGAGTATTTGCGTGGACTAGAACAGGATACATTCTc CGcagacaaatataatttattgcgaCACAATTGCAATAATTTTTCCAACGAAATTAGTCAGTTTTTATGCGGGAATTGTATTCCTAGTTACATTTTAGACTTACCAAACGAGATACTTAACAC tcctTTTGGTCAACAATTGGCACCAATTTTAGAATTGTTCTCCAACAGTATTGGTATACATCCAGGCGTAAGGAGATCCGCGTCCGATTTCGAATCTCTTAACAACGATATCGATTCCGCCAG AAAACAATCAGCGTTATTAGAAGAAAAACGCAATAAGCTAAACGAGAAACTAGAAAAAAGAGATAAAAGaaagaagaaaaagaagaacAAGAACAAAAACTTGAGTGATCAGTTTTGTACTGAGTCCGAACCCAGCTCCAGCAG GTACGGTGataatcgtaaaaaaatgtcTGAAAACGGGACAAATGGAGTAAATGCGGAGAACAAAGTTCTCCGGCCCGCAGCCGTAGTTGACGACAATGACGCGGAAGACTTGGCAAGGAAGGAGCTAGAGTTAAAGCGTAAAGAACGCGACCCACCTATAGTGTTCCAGGATACCATAAAC gtacaaaatGAATTGGAACGATTAGTTGGTTTGATCGATGGCCGCATAAATCCGGACGACATGCAGTATGTCGCAGAACTCGATCAGTATATGTTGGAGAACGAAGGCTCTTGGGCTCTAGGCGAAGGTTTCCTGTCGTTTGTCG GTAGGCTATTAAACGACAGTCAGCTGGTTTCGGAGGTGCGCGAGacaatattgaacattttggCTGCGGCCGCTCTTAAAgacgatattattttagtgttgCACCAAGACAGAAGAGAGCACATACTTATGAATTACGCTAACGGATTTGATAAACTTCCTCTGCTTGAACAACTAGCTCTCACTTTATTT ATGTGCAATTTGTTCGAGAACAGCAGCACTTCTGAATGGCTTTTATACATATCTGAATGGCAGCTGGGTTCTGGATCAGTGAGCAACATTCGGGTGACAACTAAGGTGGCGGTGAATTCGTTACTGTCCGAAGACAAGGTTCTGCAAGATCGAGGTACAGCCTTGGTGCACAACTTGGCCTGCAAGGAGGTAAAAACAGTG gtgttCGATGATGTAGTTGTGGAACTTGCTATGGCAGTCTTACAGTATTTCAACAGCAAACCCAATGAAGAGCATAGTTTTAGATGTATGAAGTCTCTGGCCAGATTTTGTCAAATATCTAGGCAGGATGTACCACAGTTGGTACAAATGATCGGGCCTCCACCATCTGCTTTCAAAGGCATATCAAATAGAATTGATGAACAAATCactgaaattcaaaattatctacgttga
- the LOC132942790 gene encoding uncharacterized protein LOC132942790 isoform X3 — MRFTLIVFSGMLLQSVVVDRYSATAAFDPVQLTKMANILMSERALNDSPTCTLMSGFVRAAMGEAGEEVQLYVYDLTGGMAKSLGQSLLQKNIEGIWHTAIIVFGKEYFFGSNGISVCDPGTTALGNPLRTHSLGKTCLPEDVFQEYLRGLEQDTFSADKYNLLRHNCNNFSNEISQFLCGNCIPSYILDLPNEILNTPFGQQLAPILELFSNSIGIHPGVRRSASDFESLNNDIDSARKQSALLEEKRNKLNEKLEKRDKRKKKKKNKNKNLSDQFCTESEPSSSRYGDNRKKMSENGTNGVNAENKVLRPAAVVDDNDAEDLARKELELKRKERDPPIVFQDTINVQNELERLVGLIDGRINPDDMQYVAELDQYMLENEGSWALGEGFLSFVGRLLNDSQLVSEVRETILNILAAAALKDDIILVLHQDRREHILMNYANGFDKLPLLEQLALTLFMCNLFENSSTSEWLLYISEWQLGSGSVSNIRVTTKVAVNSLLSEDKVLQDRGTALVHNLACKEVFDDVVVELAMAVLQYFNSKPNEEHSFRCMKSLARFCQISRQDVPQLVQMIGPPPSAFKGISNRIDEQITEIQNYLR, encoded by the exons AGTGGATTTGTACGTGCAGCAATGGGAGAAGCAGGCGAAGAAGTCCAATTATATGTTTACGATTTGACCGGTGGTATGGCCAAATCCCTGGGCCAGTCACTGTTAC aaaaaaatattgaaggtaTTTGGCACACCGCAATAATAGTATTCGGTAAAGAGTATTTTTTTGGCTCCAATGGGATATCAGTATGTGATCCA GGCACCACAGCCTTGGGAAATCCACTACGTACCCATAGTTTGGGAAAGACGTGTTTGCCGGAAGACGTGTTTCAAGAGTATTTGCGTGGACTAGAACAGGATACATTCTc CGcagacaaatataatttattgcgaCACAATTGCAATAATTTTTCCAACGAAATTAGTCAGTTTTTATGCGGGAATTGTATTCCTAGTTACATTTTAGACTTACCAAACGAGATACTTAACAC tcctTTTGGTCAACAATTGGCACCAATTTTAGAATTGTTCTCCAACAGTATTGGTATACATCCAGGCGTAAGGAGATCCGCGTCCGATTTCGAATCTCTTAACAACGATATCGATTCCGCCAG AAAACAATCAGCGTTATTAGAAGAAAAACGCAATAAGCTAAACGAGAAACTAGAAAAAAGAGATAAAAGaaagaagaaaaagaagaacAAGAACAAAAACTTGAGTGATCAGTTTTGTACTGAGTCCGAACCCAGCTCCAGCAG GTACGGTGataatcgtaaaaaaatgtcTGAAAACGGGACAAATGGAGTAAATGCGGAGAACAAAGTTCTCCGGCCCGCAGCCGTAGTTGACGACAATGACGCGGAAGACTTGGCAAGGAAGGAGCTAGAGTTAAAGCGTAAAGAACGCGACCCACCTATAGTGTTCCAGGATACCATAAAC gtacaaaatGAATTGGAACGATTAGTTGGTTTGATCGATGGCCGCATAAATCCGGACGACATGCAGTATGTCGCAGAACTCGATCAGTATATGTTGGAGAACGAAGGCTCTTGGGCTCTAGGCGAAGGTTTCCTGTCGTTTGTCG GTAGGCTATTAAACGACAGTCAGCTGGTTTCGGAGGTGCGCGAGacaatattgaacattttggCTGCGGCCGCTCTTAAAgacgatattattttagtgttgCACCAAGACAGAAGAGAGCACATACTTATGAATTACGCTAACGGATTTGATAAACTTCCTCTGCTTGAACAACTAGCTCTCACTTTATTT ATGTGCAATTTGTTCGAGAACAGCAGCACTTCTGAATGGCTTTTATACATATCTGAATGGCAGCTGGGTTCTGGATCAGTGAGCAACATTCGGGTGACAACTAAGGTGGCGGTGAATTCGTTACTGTCCGAAGACAAGGTTCTGCAAGATCGAGGTACAGCCTTGGTGCACAACTTGGCCTGCAAGGAG gtgttCGATGATGTAGTTGTGGAACTTGCTATGGCAGTCTTACAGTATTTCAACAGCAAACCCAATGAAGAGCATAGTTTTAGATGTATGAAGTCTCTGGCCAGATTTTGTCAAATATCTAGGCAGGATGTACCACAGTTGGTACAAATGATCGGGCCTCCACCATCTGCTTTCAAAGGCATATCAAATAGAATTGATGAACAAATCactgaaattcaaaattatctacgttga
- the LOC132943518 gene encoding sodium-independent sulfate anion transporter-like isoform X1 produces the protein MHETTKPNSNDHVKKKQMQRAIKNEKINKFFHQHVPITKWLPKYNSENAMGDMISGITIGLTMIPQSIAYASLANLSPQVGLYSALMGGFIYMTFGTVKQVSMGPTSLMALLTYEYTKNLTPEYVVLLTFMCGIVEISMGLFKLGFLVDFISTPVTSGFTTATSIIVVMSQVKGILGVRFKGDTVKDILEKLIEHFHERRSGDMIFGLGAIALILSMRELRNVPVKGILKKVLWFISLSRNTSVVLLAMFITYLFESSGTPLPYLTSDTAETGLPSLQFPPFGYTSGNTTVTLPDMLYEIRSAIFIIPLVSVLANVSIAKTYANGGIVEATQEMLALGMCNIAGSFIMSMPTCGAFTRSALSQASGVQTTLSNIYATGLILLATMFLTPHFHLIPRAVLSSILISAVLFMVDYQIVKPLWKTNRAELFVTLVTLLISLFFTVEIGLLAGICANIIHLALMWSRPKLKIELIKSKGVEFVLITPNNGLYFPAIDYLYREIMRIPKQEGYAKIPLVINCAHLKGLDYTAAKGLSLISSEIQAKDQRFVVLSASEKMQYVFRKSGCKSMVFCNSLDALPATIIGDHCKEKCALNSSSTRRNDTVVVDVPITLAEVTPLLNVKTPNGNDTRVDL, from the exons ATGCACGAGACGACAAAAC CCAACTCAAACGATCATGTCAAGAAAAAACAAATGCAGAGAGcgattaaaaacgaaaaaatcaaCAAGTTCTTTCACCAACATGTACCGATCACCAAGTGGCTTCCAAAATACAACAGTGAAAATGCGATGGGTGATATGATATCAGGTATCACAATTGGACTCACGATGATACCACAAAGCATTGCATATGCATCGCTGGCTAATTTATCACcacag GTTGGGTTGTATTCAGCACTGATGGGAGGGTTCATATACATGACTTTCGGGACCGTGAAGCAGGTTTCCATGGGACCTACATCTCTAATGGCTTTACTCACTTACGAGTACACAAAAAATTTGACTCCGGAATATGTGGTGCTATTGACATTCATGTGTGGAATCGTTGAAATATCGATGGGATTATTTAAACTTG GATTCTTGGTCGACTTTATCTCCACTCCGGTGACATCGGGCTTTACAACCGCTACTTCCATTATAGTGGTTATGTCGCAAGTAAAAGGTATTTTGGGCGTGAGATTCAAAGGCGATACAGTTAAAGACATATTGGAGAAACTGATTGAGCACTTCCACGAGAGAAGAAGCGGTGACATGATTTTTGGACTAGGCGCCATTGCTTTAATTCTATCTATGAGG GAATTACGTAATGTACCGGTCAAAGGGATCTTGAAAAAAGTTTTGTGGTTCATTTCCTTGAGCCGGAACACATCTGTCGTCTTACTCGCAATGTTTATCACGTATTTATTCGAATCCAGCGGAACTCCCCTGCCGTATTTGACCTCAG ACACTGCTGAAACTGGATTGCCGTCACTACAGTTTCCGCCCTTTGGATACACGTCAGGGAACACAACCGTCACGCTGCCCGATATGTTGTACGAGATCCGGTCTGCCATATTCATCATACCACTTGTGTCGGTGCTGGCCAACGTGTCCATTGCTAAAACTTATG CTAACGGAGGTATAGTAGAGGCGACGCAGGAGATGTTGGCTTTGGGCATGTGCAACATAGCAGGGTCGTTCATTATGTCGATGCCCACATGCGGTGCGTTCACTCGGAGCGCCCTGAGCCAAGCTAGCGGTGTCCAAACGACGTTGTCCAACATATACGCCACCGGTTTAATATTGCTGGCCACCATGTTCCTCACGCCTCATTTTCATCTCATCCCAAGGGCGGTACTGTCCTCAATTTTGATCAGCGCCGTGTTGTTCATGGTAGACTATCAGATAGTCAAACCTCTTTGGAAGACCAACC GAGCGGAGCTATTCGTTACATTGGTCACACTTTTGATAAGCCTTTTCTTTACCGTTGAAATCGGTTTACTTGCAGGCATATGTGCAAACATTATTCATTTAGCTCTTATGTGGTCCAGACCTAAACTAAAAATCGAATTAATTAAA TCCAAAGGAGTGGAGTTCGTATTGATAACGCCAAACAACGGACTGTATTTTCCAGCGATTGATTATTTGTATAGGGAAATCATGCGAATCCCAAAACAGGAAGGCTACGCAAAAATACCATTGGTTATAAACTGCGCACACTTAAAGGGACTGGACTACACTGCCGCCAAGGGGCTGAGCCTAATATCTTCAGAAATCCAGGCCAAGGACCAACGTTTTGTCGTCCTGAGTGCGTCGGAAAAAATGCAATACGTTTTTCGAAAGTCTGGCTGCAAGTCGATGGTGTTCTGTAACTCGCTCGATGCACTACCCGCCAcaattatag GCGACCATTGCAAAGAAAAATGTGCACTGAATAGCTCATCGACGAGGCGTAATGATACTGTGGTCGTTGACGTTCCGATCACGCTGGCCGAGGTGACTCCTCTGTTGAACGTCAAGACCCCGAACGGTAACGACACCAGAGTTGACCTTTAG
- the LOC132942790 gene encoding uncharacterized protein LOC132942790 isoform X1 has product MRFTLIVFSGMLLQSVVVDRYSATAAFDPVQLTKMANILMSERALNDSPTCTLMSGFVRAAMGEAGEEVQLYVYDLTGGMAKSLGQSLLQKNIEGIWHTAIIVFGKEYFFGSNGISVCDPGTTALGNPLRTHSLGKTCLPEDVFQEYLRGLEQDTFSADKYNLLRHNCNNFSNEISQFLCGNCIPSYILDLPNEILNTPFGQQLAPILELFSNSIGIHPGVRRSASDFESLNNDIDSARKQSALLEEKRNKLNEKLEKRDKRKKKKKNKNKNLSDQFCTESEPSSSRYGDNRKKMSENGTNGVNAENKVLRPAAVVDDNDAEDLARKELELKRKERDPPIVFQDTINVQNELERLVGLIDGRINPDDMQYVAELDQYMLENEGSWALGEGFLSFVGRLLNDSQLVSEVRETILNILAAAALKDDIILVLHQDRREHILMNYANGFDKLPLLEQLALTLFMCNLFENSSTSEWLLYISEWQLGSGSVSNIRVTTKVAVNSLLSEDKVLQDRGTALVHNLACKEKMLKNQNIRRLLPVGSFFKVFDDVVVELAMAVLQYFNSKPNEEHSFRCMKSLARFCQISRQDVPQLVQMIGPPPSAFKGISNRIDEQITEIQNYLR; this is encoded by the exons AGTGGATTTGTACGTGCAGCAATGGGAGAAGCAGGCGAAGAAGTCCAATTATATGTTTACGATTTGACCGGTGGTATGGCCAAATCCCTGGGCCAGTCACTGTTAC aaaaaaatattgaaggtaTTTGGCACACCGCAATAATAGTATTCGGTAAAGAGTATTTTTTTGGCTCCAATGGGATATCAGTATGTGATCCA GGCACCACAGCCTTGGGAAATCCACTACGTACCCATAGTTTGGGAAAGACGTGTTTGCCGGAAGACGTGTTTCAAGAGTATTTGCGTGGACTAGAACAGGATACATTCTc CGcagacaaatataatttattgcgaCACAATTGCAATAATTTTTCCAACGAAATTAGTCAGTTTTTATGCGGGAATTGTATTCCTAGTTACATTTTAGACTTACCAAACGAGATACTTAACAC tcctTTTGGTCAACAATTGGCACCAATTTTAGAATTGTTCTCCAACAGTATTGGTATACATCCAGGCGTAAGGAGATCCGCGTCCGATTTCGAATCTCTTAACAACGATATCGATTCCGCCAG AAAACAATCAGCGTTATTAGAAGAAAAACGCAATAAGCTAAACGAGAAACTAGAAAAAAGAGATAAAAGaaagaagaaaaagaagaacAAGAACAAAAACTTGAGTGATCAGTTTTGTACTGAGTCCGAACCCAGCTCCAGCAG GTACGGTGataatcgtaaaaaaatgtcTGAAAACGGGACAAATGGAGTAAATGCGGAGAACAAAGTTCTCCGGCCCGCAGCCGTAGTTGACGACAATGACGCGGAAGACTTGGCAAGGAAGGAGCTAGAGTTAAAGCGTAAAGAACGCGACCCACCTATAGTGTTCCAGGATACCATAAAC gtacaaaatGAATTGGAACGATTAGTTGGTTTGATCGATGGCCGCATAAATCCGGACGACATGCAGTATGTCGCAGAACTCGATCAGTATATGTTGGAGAACGAAGGCTCTTGGGCTCTAGGCGAAGGTTTCCTGTCGTTTGTCG GTAGGCTATTAAACGACAGTCAGCTGGTTTCGGAGGTGCGCGAGacaatattgaacattttggCTGCGGCCGCTCTTAAAgacgatattattttagtgttgCACCAAGACAGAAGAGAGCACATACTTATGAATTACGCTAACGGATTTGATAAACTTCCTCTGCTTGAACAACTAGCTCTCACTTTATTT ATGTGCAATTTGTTCGAGAACAGCAGCACTTCTGAATGGCTTTTATACATATCTGAATGGCAGCTGGGTTCTGGATCAGTGAGCAACATTCGGGTGACAACTAAGGTGGCGGTGAATTCGTTACTGTCCGAAGACAAGGTTCTGCAAGATCGAGGTACAGCCTTGGTGCACAACTTGGCCTGCAAGGAG aaaatgttaaaaaaccaaaacattCGAAGACTGTTACCCGTGGGATCGTTTTTTAAg gtgttCGATGATGTAGTTGTGGAACTTGCTATGGCAGTCTTACAGTATTTCAACAGCAAACCCAATGAAGAGCATAGTTTTAGATGTATGAAGTCTCTGGCCAGATTTTGTCAAATATCTAGGCAGGATGTACCACAGTTGGTACAAATGATCGGGCCTCCACCATCTGCTTTCAAAGGCATATCAAATAGAATTGATGAACAAATCactgaaattcaaaattatctacgttga
- the LOC132943518 gene encoding sodium-independent sulfate anion transporter-like isoform X2 yields MQRAIKNEKINKFFHQHVPITKWLPKYNSENAMGDMISGITIGLTMIPQSIAYASLANLSPQVGLYSALMGGFIYMTFGTVKQVSMGPTSLMALLTYEYTKNLTPEYVVLLTFMCGIVEISMGLFKLGFLVDFISTPVTSGFTTATSIIVVMSQVKGILGVRFKGDTVKDILEKLIEHFHERRSGDMIFGLGAIALILSMRELRNVPVKGILKKVLWFISLSRNTSVVLLAMFITYLFESSGTPLPYLTSDTAETGLPSLQFPPFGYTSGNTTVTLPDMLYEIRSAIFIIPLVSVLANVSIAKTYANGGIVEATQEMLALGMCNIAGSFIMSMPTCGAFTRSALSQASGVQTTLSNIYATGLILLATMFLTPHFHLIPRAVLSSILISAVLFMVDYQIVKPLWKTNRAELFVTLVTLLISLFFTVEIGLLAGICANIIHLALMWSRPKLKIELIKSKGVEFVLITPNNGLYFPAIDYLYREIMRIPKQEGYAKIPLVINCAHLKGLDYTAAKGLSLISSEIQAKDQRFVVLSASEKMQYVFRKSGCKSMVFCNSLDALPATIIGDHCKEKCALNSSSTRRNDTVVVDVPITLAEVTPLLNVKTPNGNDTRVDL; encoded by the exons ATGCAGAGAGcgattaaaaacgaaaaaatcaaCAAGTTCTTTCACCAACATGTACCGATCACCAAGTGGCTTCCAAAATACAACAGTGAAAATGCGATGGGTGATATGATATCAGGTATCACAATTGGACTCACGATGATACCACAAAGCATTGCATATGCATCGCTGGCTAATTTATCACcacag GTTGGGTTGTATTCAGCACTGATGGGAGGGTTCATATACATGACTTTCGGGACCGTGAAGCAGGTTTCCATGGGACCTACATCTCTAATGGCTTTACTCACTTACGAGTACACAAAAAATTTGACTCCGGAATATGTGGTGCTATTGACATTCATGTGTGGAATCGTTGAAATATCGATGGGATTATTTAAACTTG GATTCTTGGTCGACTTTATCTCCACTCCGGTGACATCGGGCTTTACAACCGCTACTTCCATTATAGTGGTTATGTCGCAAGTAAAAGGTATTTTGGGCGTGAGATTCAAAGGCGATACAGTTAAAGACATATTGGAGAAACTGATTGAGCACTTCCACGAGAGAAGAAGCGGTGACATGATTTTTGGACTAGGCGCCATTGCTTTAATTCTATCTATGAGG GAATTACGTAATGTACCGGTCAAAGGGATCTTGAAAAAAGTTTTGTGGTTCATTTCCTTGAGCCGGAACACATCTGTCGTCTTACTCGCAATGTTTATCACGTATTTATTCGAATCCAGCGGAACTCCCCTGCCGTATTTGACCTCAG ACACTGCTGAAACTGGATTGCCGTCACTACAGTTTCCGCCCTTTGGATACACGTCAGGGAACACAACCGTCACGCTGCCCGATATGTTGTACGAGATCCGGTCTGCCATATTCATCATACCACTTGTGTCGGTGCTGGCCAACGTGTCCATTGCTAAAACTTATG CTAACGGAGGTATAGTAGAGGCGACGCAGGAGATGTTGGCTTTGGGCATGTGCAACATAGCAGGGTCGTTCATTATGTCGATGCCCACATGCGGTGCGTTCACTCGGAGCGCCCTGAGCCAAGCTAGCGGTGTCCAAACGACGTTGTCCAACATATACGCCACCGGTTTAATATTGCTGGCCACCATGTTCCTCACGCCTCATTTTCATCTCATCCCAAGGGCGGTACTGTCCTCAATTTTGATCAGCGCCGTGTTGTTCATGGTAGACTATCAGATAGTCAAACCTCTTTGGAAGACCAACC GAGCGGAGCTATTCGTTACATTGGTCACACTTTTGATAAGCCTTTTCTTTACCGTTGAAATCGGTTTACTTGCAGGCATATGTGCAAACATTATTCATTTAGCTCTTATGTGGTCCAGACCTAAACTAAAAATCGAATTAATTAAA TCCAAAGGAGTGGAGTTCGTATTGATAACGCCAAACAACGGACTGTATTTTCCAGCGATTGATTATTTGTATAGGGAAATCATGCGAATCCCAAAACAGGAAGGCTACGCAAAAATACCATTGGTTATAAACTGCGCACACTTAAAGGGACTGGACTACACTGCCGCCAAGGGGCTGAGCCTAATATCTTCAGAAATCCAGGCCAAGGACCAACGTTTTGTCGTCCTGAGTGCGTCGGAAAAAATGCAATACGTTTTTCGAAAGTCTGGCTGCAAGTCGATGGTGTTCTGTAACTCGCTCGATGCACTACCCGCCAcaattatag GCGACCATTGCAAAGAAAAATGTGCACTGAATAGCTCATCGACGAGGCGTAATGATACTGTGGTCGTTGACGTTCCGATCACGCTGGCCGAGGTGACTCCTCTGTTGAACGTCAAGACCCCGAACGGTAACGACACCAGAGTTGACCTTTAG